A single genomic interval of Acidiphilium acidophilum harbors:
- a CDS encoding type II toxin-antitoxin system TacA family antitoxin, giving the protein MPRPHTETGRVELRLRPEDKATLTRAASLRRLDLTGYILGAVLPKAAAEVAEAERLTLSERDSMRVLALLENPPAAPDRLVRVAKAGLTLR; this is encoded by the coding sequence ATGCCACGCCCTCACACTGAAACCGGTCGCGTCGAATTGCGGCTCCGGCCCGAAGACAAGGCGACGCTCACACGCGCCGCGTCGCTCCGACGGCTTGACCTGACCGGCTATATTCTTGGCGCCGTGCTGCCGAAGGCTGCGGCGGAAGTCGCCGAAGCCGAACGACTCACGCTCTCCGAGCGCGACTCGATGCGCGTTCTTGCCCTTCTCGAAAACCCGCCCGCCGCGCCAGATCGTCTTGTGCGGGTTGCAAAGGCTGGCCTCACGCTCCGATGA
- a CDS encoding GNAT family N-acetyltransferase produces the protein MTALVWEEAAITKQHNRAGFDCGDADLNLYVRKFARQNHESGGAKCFVAAPADTPARILGFYTLSPASLEYARTPTLAKKGLGRYDVPVFRLGRLAVDNSVQGRGLGGALLLRAADRCIRVAQDVGGVALLIDAKGDRAARWYESYGALRLEDAPLSLVLPLAVAADALGRAR, from the coding sequence ATGACTGCCCTTGTCTGGGAGGAAGCGGCGATTACTAAGCAGCATAATCGCGCGGGTTTCGATTGCGGAGATGCCGACCTTAATCTCTATGTGCGGAAATTTGCCCGGCAAAACCACGAAAGCGGCGGTGCCAAGTGCTTTGTCGCTGCCCCAGCCGACACGCCGGCGCGCATCCTCGGTTTTTACACGCTCAGCCCCGCCTCGCTTGAATATGCCCGCACGCCCACGCTCGCGAAAAAGGGCCTTGGGCGCTATGACGTGCCGGTGTTTCGGCTCGGCCGCCTGGCAGTCGATAACAGCGTGCAGGGCCGGGGGCTGGGCGGCGCTCTGCTGCTTCGTGCCGCTGACCGCTGCATTCGTGTAGCGCAGGATGTCGGCGGCGTTGCCCTGCTGATCGACGCAAAAGGCGACCGTGCCGCCAGATGGTATGAATCCTATGGCGCGCTTCGCCTGGAGGACGCGCCGCTATCGCTCGTTCTGCCGCTTGCGGTTGCCGCCGATGCGCTTGGACGGGCGAGATAA
- a CDS encoding metal-sensing transcriptional repressor: MTTELHTSHSEILQRLRRASGHLVKVISMIEEGRPCLDLAQQLHAVESAIHEAKKTLIHDHLDNCIEAALNPAAKKGGKPVEDFKAITRYL; encoded by the coding sequence ATGACAACAGAACTGCACACCTCACACTCTGAAATCCTCCAGCGCCTGCGCCGCGCCAGCGGGCACCTAGTGAAAGTCATCAGCATGATCGAGGAAGGCCGCCCCTGCCTCGACCTCGCGCAGCAATTACACGCTGTCGAAAGCGCGATTCACGAAGCGAAAAAAACCCTCATTCACGACCACCTCGATAACTGCATCGAGGCGGCGCTGAATCCAGCCGCCAAAAAAGGCGGCAAGCCTGTCGAAGATTTCAAAGCCATCACTCGCTATCTGTAA
- a CDS encoding IS256 family transposase, whose amino-acid sequence MDAKKDTIIEALLEHLIENGAGDIATVFARTFELAMQIERERFLHASHYERNPDRQGYANGYKPKRIDTPAGSITVDVPKTAGHVGEPFYPQSLERGRRSVRAVMVAVAEMYIKGVSTRDVEAVMREFGIESLSSAQVSRASKLLDDELAAWRTRPLAEIRYLILDARYEKMRDNGVVRDAAVLSAIGIGPDERRRVLGVSVALSEAEVHWRAFLESLHQRGLRGVEFIVSDDHAGLHAARRAVFGAAHWQRCQFHLAQNAIHHAPNHAIRKRIGAELRTVWNANSLAAAQIALTTLVNAYRDTAPKLADWLERNIPEGLTVFTLPEPHQRRLRTSNPMERGIQQELKRRTTKIRVFPNEASLERLVSAVLVEIDEKWAADTKGYIKWDYQDA is encoded by the coding sequence ATGGACGCCAAAAAGGATACGATTATCGAGGCACTTTTGGAACATCTGATCGAAAACGGCGCAGGCGATATCGCCACGGTATTTGCCAGGACCTTCGAACTCGCCATGCAGATCGAGCGCGAACGCTTCCTCCACGCCAGTCACTACGAGCGCAACCCCGATCGTCAGGGTTACGCCAATGGCTACAAGCCCAAGCGGATCGATACCCCGGCCGGGTCGATCACCGTCGATGTCCCCAAAACCGCCGGTCACGTGGGCGAACCCTTCTACCCACAGTCCCTCGAACGCGGCCGACGCTCGGTCCGCGCCGTCATGGTCGCCGTCGCCGAAATGTACATCAAAGGCGTCTCCACCCGCGACGTCGAGGCCGTCATGCGCGAATTCGGCATCGAAAGCCTCTCCTCCGCTCAGGTCAGCCGCGCCAGCAAGCTGCTCGATGACGAACTCGCCGCCTGGCGCACCCGACCCCTCGCCGAGATCCGCTACCTCATCCTCGACGCCAGATATGAAAAAATGCGCGATAATGGCGTCGTCCGCGATGCCGCCGTGCTCTCGGCCATCGGCATCGGACCCGATGAACGCCGCCGTGTCCTCGGCGTCTCGGTCGCCCTTTCCGAGGCCGAAGTCCATTGGCGTGCCTTCCTCGAAAGCCTCCATCAGCGTGGCCTGCGAGGCGTCGAATTCATCGTCTCCGATGACCATGCCGGATTGCACGCCGCACGCCGCGCCGTCTTCGGCGCCGCACACTGGCAACGATGCCAGTTCCACCTCGCCCAAAACGCCATCCACCACGCCCCCAACCACGCCATCCGCAAACGCATCGGCGCAGAACTCCGGACCGTCTGGAACGCAAATTCCCTCGCCGCTGCCCAGATCGCTCTCACAACCCTCGTCAATGCCTATCGCGACACCGCACCAAAGCTCGCCGATTGGCTCGAACGAAATATCCCCGAAGGCCTCACCGTCTTCACACTGCCAGAACCCCACCAGCGCCGGCTTCGCACTTCCAACCCCATGGAACGCGGCATCCAGCAGGAACTCAAACGCCGCACCACCAAAATCAGGGTCTTCCCCAACGAAGCCTCCCTCGAACGCCTCGTCAGCGCCGTCCTCGTCGAAATCGATGAAAAATGGGCCGCCGACACCAAGGGCTACATCAAGTGGGACTACCAGGATGCCTGA
- a CDS encoding cation transporter yields MRIASLLQRGLWLEYITLGWNVVGTPVMLITAEKAGSTALVGFGLDSAIEIFASVVVVWQLKGVERSREGLALKLIGAAFIALAIYVFVQSGWVLLTGSHPKPSLFGIVWLAVTCVIMLLLAWGKLTTGRQLGNPVLTTEARVTVIDAALAAAVLVGVGLNALAGWWWADPLAGLVIVYYGVTEGRAAWKHGAA; encoded by the coding sequence ATGCGAATCGCTTCATTGCTTCAACGTGGCCTCTGGCTCGAATACATAACCCTCGGCTGGAATGTCGTGGGCACACCCGTAATGCTGATCACGGCTGAAAAAGCAGGGTCAACAGCCCTTGTCGGTTTCGGGCTTGATAGTGCCATCGAAATTTTTGCGTCCGTTGTCGTCGTTTGGCAGCTCAAAGGCGTTGAACGAAGCCGGGAAGGCTTGGCGCTAAAACTTATCGGTGCTGCATTCATCGCGCTGGCAATATACGTCTTTGTGCAATCGGGGTGGGTACTGCTGACCGGCAGCCATCCAAAACCTTCGCTGTTTGGCATCGTCTGGCTCGCGGTGACGTGCGTCATCATGTTGTTACTGGCGTGGGGTAAGCTGACGACTGGTCGCCAGCTTGGCAATCCGGTGCTCACTACGGAAGCGCGCGTCACCGTAATCGATGCCGCTCTCGCTGCTGCTGTACTGGTAGGTGTCGGCCTCAATGCCCTCGCGGGATGGTGGTGGGCCGATCCTCTGGCTGGCTTGGTCATCGTGTATTACGGGGTGACGGAAGGCCGCGCCGCTTGGAAGCATGGCGCCGCATAA
- a CDS encoding cation diffusion facilitator family transporter, whose amino-acid sequence MSAHQHATVGNQDGHDDHDDHDDHDDHKGHDHHGHGHQHTPANFGKAFAIGIVLNLAYVVGEAFYGIVAHSLALLADAGHNLGDVLGLASAWLASILARRRPSTRYTYGLRRSSILAALSNAIVLLIVTGGIAWEGLRRLIEPEPSGGSIIMAVAAIGIMINGATALLFMAGRKDDLNIKGAFMHMASDAFVALGVVVAGAVIYFTGWLWVDPAISLVVSAIIVVGTWSLLRDSMNLALDAVPPGVNAAKVEAFLRGLPGVADIHDLHIWGMSTTETALTAHLVRPGAGLDDGLLHEAAEELKEHYGISHATFQVEDGTGAHACALHSNETV is encoded by the coding sequence ATGTCCGCACATCAGCACGCCACCGTCGGCAACCAAGACGGCCACGATGATCACGATGATCATGATGACCATGATGACCATAAGGGGCATGACCATCACGGGCATGGACACCAGCACACCCCGGCAAATTTCGGGAAGGCGTTCGCGATCGGCATCGTGCTCAACCTCGCTTACGTGGTTGGCGAGGCGTTTTACGGCATCGTGGCGCATTCGCTGGCACTGCTGGCTGATGCCGGGCATAACCTTGGCGATGTGCTTGGCTTGGCCAGTGCGTGGCTGGCCTCCATCTTGGCACGGCGGCGCCCCAGCACGCGCTATACGTATGGGTTGCGCCGATCCTCCATTCTCGCTGCCCTCAGCAATGCGATTGTGCTGCTGATCGTAACCGGCGGGATAGCCTGGGAGGGCCTGCGCCGGCTGATCGAACCAGAACCATCCGGCGGCTCCATTATTATGGCGGTCGCGGCGATTGGCATCATGATCAACGGCGCCACTGCCTTGCTGTTCATGGCGGGCCGCAAGGACGACCTGAATATCAAGGGGGCGTTCATGCACATGGCGTCTGATGCGTTTGTTGCCTTGGGCGTGGTGGTCGCCGGTGCCGTGATCTATTTTACGGGCTGGCTGTGGGTCGATCCGGCCATTAGCCTTGTCGTCAGCGCGATTATCGTGGTCGGCACCTGGTCACTGCTGCGTGATTCCATGAACCTCGCTTTGGACGCCGTACCGCCCGGCGTGAATGCGGCAAAAGTCGAGGCCTTTTTACGTGGGTTGCCCGGCGTGGCCGACATCCACGATCTCCATATTTGGGGCATGAGCACAACTGAGACAGCGCTCACCGCGCATCTGGTCAGGCCAGGCGCGGGGCTGGATGACGGGCTGTTGCATGAGGCGGCCGAGGAATTGAAAGAGCATTACGGAATCAGCCATGCGACGTTCCAGGTTGAAGATGGCACCGGCGCACATGCCTGCGCGCTGCACTCCAACGAAACGGTTTGA
- a CDS encoding cation transporter: MVFQSYQGMNGRKEFPTHRLSTIREVASRPNLKYRDQIPPKTHRFACSGSLAWRSRAALAKGWTMLAFAAWVLANTVWHAYAGTLPSAVVMGGVGFAALLANGGVALMLWRYRGGDANRRSAWICSRNDAIGNLIVLLAAAGVFGTHTDWPDIIVAAVMGALGLQGGWQILRQARAELRLNPSPRPIPAGE; this comes from the coding sequence ATGGTCTTTCAGTCTTACCAAGGAATGAATGGAAGGAAGGAATTCCCTACCCACAGATTATCCACGATCCGCGAGGTCGCCTCTCGGCCAAACCTCAAATACCGTGATCAAATACCGCCGAAAACCCATCGCTTTGCATGCTCAGGCTCACTCGCTTGGCGTTCCCGCGCTGCCCTGGCGAAAGGCTGGACCATGCTGGCATTCGCGGCATGGGTGCTCGCGAACACGGTCTGGCACGCTTACGCCGGGACATTACCGAGCGCCGTCGTTATGGGGGGCGTAGGTTTCGCGGCTCTCCTTGCGAATGGCGGTGTCGCGTTGATGCTGTGGCGTTACCGCGGCGGTGACGCGAACCGGCGCTCGGCCTGGATATGTTCGCGCAATGACGCCATCGGAAATCTGATCGTCCTACTCGCCGCGGCCGGCGTGTTCGGCACCCATACCGATTGGCCGGATATTATTGTTGCCGCTGTCATGGGGGCGCTAGGCCTGCAAGGCGGCTGGCAGATACTTCGCCAAGCGCGCGCCGAACTGCGCCTTAACCCTTCACCGCGCCCCATCCCAGCTGGAGAATAG
- a CDS encoding SEC-C metal-binding domain-containing protein, producing the protein MTKVGRNNLCPCGSGKKYKRCCMAQDEATAREARARAASAAVSPLSAHLCEDCNHDLDDAANAVFALIEAKQFDEAERGAHDVLARFPNVHDGYECLGRLHQAKGDHRQAIECYRKVIAFALEEPQYYDPEFVDHFQALIAHIETQASSG; encoded by the coding sequence ATGACCAAAGTCGGACGCAATAATCTCTGTCCCTGCGGCAGCGGCAAGAAATACAAGCGCTGCTGCATGGCTCAAGATGAGGCAACCGCCCGTGAGGCCCGCGCGCGCGCCGCAAGCGCCGCAGTGTCGCCCCTCTCGGCCCATCTCTGCGAGGACTGCAACCACGATCTGGATGATGCCGCCAATGCGGTGTTTGCTTTGATCGAGGCGAAGCAATTCGATGAGGCTGAACGGGGCGCCCACGACGTTCTGGCACGCTTCCCCAACGTCCACGACGGCTACGAGTGCCTGGGCCGGCTGCATCAGGCCAAGGGGGACCATCGCCAGGCGATCGAGTGTTACCGCAAAGTCATCGCGTTCGCCCTCGAGGAACCGCAGTACTACGACCCGGAATTCGTCGATCACTTCCAGGCACTGATCGCCCACATCGAAACTCAGGCATCCAGCGGCTGA
- a CDS encoding DDE-type integrase/transposase/recombinase — MTERGRSRVQDRWAQLRFSVIGHLLAAPPEAGALRAALKQLAAREWRHPSTGEPVRFGVSTIERWFYIGRNERQDPVGVLRRKRREDAGQQASMTDELREALRAQYQAHKSWSVRLHHDNLVALAETRSELRPVPSYATVRRFLTTHGMTKRSPMTARQTAGALAAAARLDAREVRSYECEYVNGTWHWDCHSGSRKVLTPRGEWRTPILFGVLDDRSRLACHLQWYLSESAEVIAHGLSQAMQKRGMPRSAMSDNGAAMTATEITEGLARLGVVHQTTLPYSPYMNGKQEVLWGSVEGRLMAMLEGVNDLTLARLNEATQAWVDYDYNRKHHSEIDATPLARFLAGPTVTRPCPDAATLRLAFTRSEQRTLRRSDGTIVIEGRRFEVPNQYRHLTTLEVRFAAWDLTLVHLVDPQTGTVLCRLFPQDKAANANGLRRGLQPVSADPVAPPARGIAPLLADMIKRQAATGLPPAYLHKDEGDDA; from the coding sequence GTGACGGAACGAGGCAGATCGCGTGTTCAGGATCGCTGGGCGCAACTGCGGTTCTCGGTGATCGGTCACTTGTTGGCCGCACCGCCGGAGGCGGGCGCGCTACGCGCGGCCCTGAAGCAACTGGCGGCCCGTGAATGGCGGCATCCGAGTACCGGTGAACCGGTTCGCTTTGGTGTCTCGACGATCGAGCGCTGGTTCTACATCGGCCGGAATGAGCGCCAAGACCCGGTGGGTGTGCTGCGGCGCAAACGCCGCGAGGACGCCGGTCAGCAGGCGTCGATGACTGATGAGCTCCGCGAAGCCTTGCGAGCTCAATATCAAGCCCACAAGAGCTGGAGTGTGCGGTTGCATCACGACAACCTCGTCGCCCTGGCCGAGACCCGGTCAGAACTGCGCCCGGTGCCCTCCTACGCCACGGTCCGGCGCTTCCTGACGACCCACGGCATGACCAAGCGGTCCCCGATGACGGCGCGCCAGACCGCCGGTGCCCTGGCTGCCGCAGCCAGGCTCGATGCCCGGGAGGTCCGCAGCTATGAGTGCGAGTATGTGAACGGGACCTGGCACTGGGATTGTCATTCCGGTTCGCGCAAGGTGCTGACACCGCGAGGGGAGTGGCGAACGCCGATCCTGTTCGGCGTGCTCGATGACCGCTCGCGGTTGGCCTGCCACCTGCAATGGTATCTGTCCGAGAGCGCGGAGGTCATTGCCCACGGTCTGTCGCAGGCCATGCAGAAGCGCGGCATGCCCCGCTCGGCCATGAGTGACAACGGCGCGGCGATGACGGCGACCGAGATCACCGAAGGTCTCGCCCGGCTCGGCGTGGTTCATCAGACCACGCTGCCCTACAGCCCCTACATGAACGGCAAGCAGGAGGTCCTCTGGGGATCGGTCGAGGGTCGGCTGATGGCCATGCTCGAAGGTGTCAATGACCTCACCCTGGCCCGGCTCAACGAGGCGACCCAGGCCTGGGTAGACTACGACTACAATCGCAAGCACCACAGCGAGATCGACGCCACCCCCCTGGCGCGCTTTCTCGCCGGCCCCACCGTGACACGACCATGCCCGGATGCCGCAACTCTGAGACTGGCGTTCACCCGCAGCGAGCAGCGGACCTTGCGAAGGAGCGATGGCACGATCGTCATCGAAGGCCGCCGGTTCGAAGTGCCGAACCAATATCGGCACCTCACCACATTGGAGGTCCGCTTCGCCGCCTGGGATCTTACCTTGGTTCACCTCGTCGATCCGCAAACCGGCACCGTGCTCTGCAGGCTGTTCCCCCAGGACAAGGCCGCCAACGCCAACGGTCTGCGCCGCGGTTTGCAGCCTGTCAGCGCTGACCCGGTCGCGCCGCCGGCCCGCGGGATCGCGCCGTTGCTGGCCGACATGATCAAGCGGCAAGCGGCAACCGGATTGCCCCCAGCCTATCTCCACAAAGACGAAGGAGACGACGCGTGA
- a CDS encoding ExeA family protein, producing the protein MNNKLLALYGLKWNPFTPNVPTEALHVSPRLESFCWRVQHLAGEGGFALVTGAPGSGKSAALRILAASLATLRDVTVGVISRPQANIADFYREMGELFGVELRPHNRWGGAKILRQRWQAHIQTTLSRPVLLVDEAQEMQPAVLAELRLLASADLDSHILLTIVLAGDGRLAERLRSEEFLPLASRMRVRLAIERATPQDLQETLQLAIRQAGAPTLMTPEVIATICDHAQGNLRTLMIMAADLLDAAAQREARQIDETLFFETFAIPTPNTTKATARQRR; encoded by the coding sequence GTGAACAACAAACTGCTCGCACTGTACGGTCTCAAGTGGAACCCGTTCACGCCCAACGTGCCGACCGAGGCTCTGCATGTCTCGCCTCGTCTGGAGTCGTTCTGTTGGCGCGTCCAGCATCTTGCCGGCGAAGGCGGCTTCGCCCTGGTCACCGGTGCGCCGGGTTCCGGCAAATCGGCCGCCTTGCGGATCCTGGCCGCGTCGCTGGCAACATTGCGCGACGTGACCGTCGGCGTGATCAGCCGGCCTCAGGCCAACATCGCCGATTTCTACCGCGAGATGGGCGAGTTGTTCGGCGTCGAGTTGCGCCCGCATAATCGCTGGGGTGGCGCTAAAATCCTGCGCCAACGCTGGCAGGCTCATATCCAGACGACCCTCTCCAGGCCGGTACTGCTGGTCGATGAAGCCCAGGAGATGCAGCCCGCCGTCCTCGCTGAACTCCGCCTCCTCGCCTCAGCTGACCTCGATTCCCACATCCTCCTGACCATCGTCCTGGCCGGCGACGGACGGCTCGCCGAACGCCTGCGCTCCGAGGAGTTCCTCCCTCTCGCCAGCCGCATGCGTGTCCGCCTGGCAATCGAACGCGCCACCCCCCAGGATCTGCAGGAGACCCTGCAGCTTGCCATCCGCCAGGCCGGCGCCCCCACCCTGATGACCCCGGAAGTGATCGCGACGATCTGCGATCACGCCCAAGGCAATCTACGAACCCTGATGATCATGGCGGCCGACCTGCTGGACGCCGCTGCACAGCGCGAGGCGCGTCAGATCGACGAGACGCTGTTCTTCGAAACCTTCGCCATACCCACGCCAAACACAACCAAGGCGACCGCCCGCCAACGGCGATGA
- a CDS encoding AAA family ATPase, whose product MTPLPVQPAYHLTDRPEQHRWLVEGLWAEEAVGIIGGEPKCCKSFLALDLAVAVAAGVPCLRRFAVTRPGRVLLYPAEDALHIVRQRLESICAAAGTQLAALDVQVITAPSLRLDLEDDRARLADTIARLKPRLLVLDPFVRLHRIDENVSGEVAPLLAFLRDMQRHHAIAVAVVHHAKKGAGTLRAGQALRGSSEFHAWGDSNLYLRRDGDDRIILTPEHRAAPAMPSITLELNQHETALALEPIHASEPSPDNATPKSLDDRITAALAETGQPQPFTDLRARCRIRAATLYQRLTAMIDNGCVIKSPDGYRLTKN is encoded by the coding sequence ATGACCCCGCTTCCGGTCCAGCCAGCCTACCACCTCACCGACCGCCCCGAGCAGCACCGCTGGCTCGTCGAGGGACTGTGGGCCGAAGAAGCCGTCGGCATCATCGGCGGGGAACCCAAATGCTGCAAATCTTTCCTCGCCCTCGATCTGGCCGTCGCCGTCGCCGCGGGCGTCCCTTGTCTGCGCCGCTTCGCCGTGACACGCCCCGGCCGCGTCCTGCTCTACCCCGCCGAGGACGCGCTTCACATTGTCCGCCAGCGCCTCGAAAGCATCTGTGCGGCCGCCGGTACCCAACTCGCCGCACTCGATGTTCAGGTGATCACCGCACCCAGCCTGCGCCTCGATCTCGAAGACGACCGCGCGCGTCTCGCCGACACCATCGCCAGGCTGAAACCGCGGCTCCTCGTGCTCGATCCGTTCGTGCGCCTGCACCGCATCGATGAGAACGTCAGCGGCGAAGTCGCACCCCTGCTCGCCTTCCTGCGCGACATGCAGCGGCACCATGCTATCGCCGTCGCTGTCGTCCACCATGCAAAAAAAGGCGCCGGGACACTCCGCGCCGGTCAGGCCCTGCGCGGATCATCCGAGTTCCACGCCTGGGGCGATTCCAACCTCTATCTCCGCCGCGATGGCGACGATCGCATCATCCTCACCCCAGAGCATCGCGCCGCGCCCGCCATGCCCAGCATCACACTCGAACTGAACCAGCACGAGACTGCCTTGGCACTCGAACCCATTCACGCGAGCGAACCATCACCCGACAATGCCACACCAAAATCCCTCGACGATCGCATCACCGCCGCCCTCGCCGAAACCGGCCAGCCCCAGCCGTTCACCGATCTCCGCGCCCGCTGCCGCATCCGCGCCGCCACCCTCTATCAGCGCCTCACCGCGATGATCGACAACGGCTGCGTCATCAAATCCCCCGACGGATACCGCCTCACCAAAAACTGA
- a CDS encoding cation transporter — MIALIVNGGFFAGEIVAGAAAGSAALQADALDFLGDFANYAISLGVAGMALVSRITLFDGPPVAKSYGLPGSTSRVL; from the coding sequence TTGATCGCGTTGATCGTCAATGGCGGGTTTTTTGCTGGCGAGATCGTCGCCGGGGCCGCGGCGGGGTCGGCAGCTTTGCAGGCGGACGCGCTCGATTTTCTTGGCGATTTCGCCAATTACGCCATCAGCCTGGGTGTTGCCGGAATGGCGCTCGTGAGCAGGATCACGTTGTTTGATGGTCCTCCGGTCGCGAAATCTTATGGACTTCCGGGTTCCACTTCCCGTGTTCTGTAG
- a CDS encoding MerR family transcriptional regulator, giving the protein MDHDNLSIGDLARATDTKVETVRYYEKAGLLPEPSRTAGNYRAYRAEHLARLSFVRRARDLGFSLDQVRELLRLADQKDQSCAQIDIIARSHLAEVDRKITDLIALGNELRQIVGQCRHGTVAECRIIEALSPD; this is encoded by the coding sequence ATGGATCATGACAATTTGAGCATCGGCGATCTGGCGCGCGCGACCGACACCAAGGTTGAGACGGTCCGGTACTACGAGAAAGCGGGCCTACTCCCCGAACCCTCACGCACTGCAGGAAATTATCGCGCCTACCGAGCCGAACATCTGGCGCGGTTGAGCTTCGTGCGCCGGGCACGCGATCTCGGGTTTTCATTGGATCAGGTACGCGAATTGTTGCGTCTGGCTGATCAAAAAGACCAATCTTGCGCGCAAATCGACATCATCGCCCGCAGTCACCTGGCCGAAGTGGATCGTAAAATCACGGATTTGATCGCGTTGGGGAACGAGTTGCGACAGATTGTTGGGCAATGCAGGCACGGCACGGTCGCTGAATGCAGGATCATCGAGGCGTTATCGCCAGACTGA
- a CDS encoding helix-turn-helix domain-containing protein, producing the protein MTARNPLLASPPFAVEDSLVRLGQRLRTARLRRNLTVAEVGKKIGAGSRAVGDAEKGKPSTSVAVYAALLWAFDLIRDLDTVADPSHDVEGIALAKRQTRIRARQTGGLDNDF; encoded by the coding sequence ATGACCGCTCGCAACCCACTTCTGGCGTCTCCGCCCTTTGCCGTGGAGGATTCCCTCGTGCGCCTTGGGCAGCGCCTACGCACGGCTAGGCTCCGCCGTAACCTCACCGTTGCCGAAGTCGGCAAGAAGATCGGCGCGGGCTCGCGCGCCGTTGGCGACGCCGAAAAGGGCAAACCCTCGACGAGCGTCGCCGTCTATGCCGCGCTGCTGTGGGCGTTCGATTTGATCCGAGATCTGGATACCGTTGCTGACCCTTCGCACGACGTCGAAGGAATCGCGTTGGCAAAGCGTCAAACGCGCATTCGCGCCCGCCAGACAGGCGGACTCGACAATGACTTCTGA
- a CDS encoding type II toxin-antitoxin system HipA family toxin, which yields MTSDGTATECFVYITLPGATEPLTAGRFVQERQRSGLILGRFVYGRSYLARQDAVAFDPGELKLSDRTYETVALGGVFGALRDAGPDYWGRRVIERHAGKPQLGELDYLLHSPDDRAGALGFGLNQVPPAPLRAFNRTIQLAKLQAIADAIIADEVPQTGVEAAQVEELLLVGTSVGGARPKAVVEDDDGLWIAKFNRKDDRWNMARIEHAMLMLARACGLSTAESRLDNIGDRDVLLVKRFDRERAGGGYHRARMISGLTLLRTDDAPGNRGRWSYVLLVEELRRASARPDADAQELFRRMCFNALISNADDHPRNHAMIAKHTGWRLSPAYDLTPTSPVSQDHRDLALLIGDQGRFANAQNLLSQCSRFMLTREAAEAIIMEMTRKVRDRWYEIARSTGVTETDCALIAGAFAYPGFQTQSGN from the coding sequence ATGACTTCTGACGGAACCGCCACCGAATGCTTTGTCTACATCACGCTGCCCGGCGCGACCGAGCCGCTGACTGCGGGCCGGTTTGTTCAAGAGCGTCAACGCAGCGGCCTGATCCTCGGCCGCTTCGTCTATGGCCGTAGCTATCTCGCACGGCAGGACGCCGTCGCCTTTGACCCCGGCGAACTTAAGCTCTCCGATCGTACCTATGAGACGGTAGCATTGGGCGGCGTTTTTGGCGCGCTCCGCGATGCGGGCCCCGACTATTGGGGGCGGCGCGTGATCGAGCGCCATGCCGGCAAGCCGCAGCTGGGCGAACTCGATTATCTACTCCACTCCCCTGACGACAGGGCGGGGGCGCTCGGCTTTGGTTTGAACCAAGTGCCGCCAGCGCCGCTGCGCGCGTTCAACAGGACGATTCAGCTCGCCAAGCTTCAGGCGATCGCGGACGCCATCATCGCCGACGAGGTGCCGCAGACAGGCGTAGAAGCCGCGCAGGTCGAAGAACTGTTGTTGGTCGGGACGTCGGTGGGCGGCGCACGTCCAAAGGCCGTCGTCGAAGATGATGACGGACTCTGGATCGCGAAGTTCAATCGCAAAGACGACCGTTGGAACATGGCGCGCATTGAGCATGCCATGCTGATGCTTGCCCGAGCGTGCGGCCTCAGCACCGCCGAAAGCCGTCTCGACAACATCGGCGACCGCGACGTGCTGCTGGTGAAACGCTTCGATCGGGAGCGCGCCGGCGGCGGTTACCACCGCGCGCGCATGATCAGCGGCCTCACACTTCTGCGCACCGATGATGCACCGGGAAATCGCGGTCGCTGGTCGTATGTGCTGTTGGTCGAAGAGCTGCGCCGCGCCAGCGCGCGTCCCGACGCCGACGCGCAAGAGCTCTTTAGGCGCATGTGCTTCAACGCCCTGATCTCCAACGCAGACGATCATCCGCGCAATCACGCGATGATTGCCAAGCATACCGGCTGGCGCTTGTCGCCGGCCTACGACCTGACGCCAACATCACCTGTGAGCCAGGATCATCGCGATCTCGCCTTGCTGATCGGCGACCAAGGCAGGTTCGCCAACGCGCAAAACCTGCTCTCTCAATGCAGTCGCTTCATGCTGACCCGTGAGGCTGCGGAGGCGATCATCATGGAGATGACGCGCAAGGTACGGGATCGCTGGTATGAGATCGCGCGCAGCACCGGCGTCACCGAAACTGATTGCGCGCTGATCGCGGGGGCTTTCGCCTATCCGGGGTTCCAGACCCAATCAGGAAACTGA